The window ATCGAATGAACGATTAGGAAAGCAAGCGTACCGCCAAACAGCACCGGGAGTTTTTTGTACGCTTTGAACATCCCTCCGAAAAGGAGAAAACTAAAGGGAGGAATGAATACGCCAAGGATGAGAAGAATGTAGTTGTACCACGGGCGATTGACGTACTTGTACATCTCCCCGGAGGAGTTGTACGTGAAGTATTGAATCGGATTGGCGTAGGGTGTTCCTAACATCACCCAATCGAGAATCCCCAAGGGAATCGTACCTAATAACGCGCCGACAGTAAGGAGTAGCGCTCCGCGCCATCTTCCGCGAATCAATAGTGCAATGAACATCCCCACCGCGGCAAAGCCGATTTGGTATCGTAAGCTAACAGCAAAGCCTAACCAAAGTCCGGCAATGAGCCACTCTTTGGTCGAATCGGTTTCGCGATTTCGTTCTGCCTTGAGAATAGCAATGAAGAGGGGAACCGCCGATACCATTTCTCCTAATTGATACACCGAAAACGCCGGCACTATCCACAATAGTGCAAGCAACCATCCAGTAAGCTCCGCAAACCGCCGCTCAGTTGTAGCCCGTTCGACGAAACGATAACCCAGCCAAATAATCGGAATCGACCAGATTGCATGTAGAAAGCGATTAATCGTCATCTGTACTTCGGTATTGACAACTCCAATCGCATGCAACACTTTGAAGAGCAGCATGTGTACGCCGGGATACAACAACGAATGACCGCCCCGGTTCGGATCGAACATCCAAATTGTATCGTCGCGGAGCCAGCGCCAGGCGTAATGGACAACCAGAAAGTGGTCGTCGGAAGCGATATAGCCGCCGCTAAAGAACACCGCGAGGAGACGGGCAATTATTCCACTTCCGAGTATCCAGATGAGGGGATTATTCTTATAAGATGCTTTTGTGGCGGCGATTAAGGACATTGAAACTGACTTTACCTTGAGTATCCTTGCACGGACAATTTGACACAAGTAATATAGCGGTAAAGTTACCGGCAATCGGGCGAAATTCAAAGGAGCATCATGTCGAAGCAAATCAAAATCACACAACGGATAAACGTGCCGCTGTATCGGGTCTGGCGGTATTTCAACACGAGTGTCGGCATCGCCAGTTGGTTTCCAGAACAAGGTGCTATGCTGGAACCGAAAGCAGGCGGACGCTTGCGGTTGTTGTTCAGCGATGGCGCTATCGATTGCGAAATGGTTGAGTTTATTCCCGGTAAGCGATTCAGTTATCGATGGAATACTGGCGGGATGTTAGGCGCTCTCATAGCCGAAACGAATCCTGTTTTTGAGCTGTCGGAAGAACTAACCGACACCGGTAAACCATATACAATTGTGAAGTTTCAGGAAACCGGATTTGGCGATACGACCGATTGGATGGAGTATTATGCCCAAACCTATGCCGGTTGGACGATGTACCTCCTGAATTTGAAGTCGATCTGCGAGGGTGGACTGGATTTGAGGTCTTCCGTTCGATTGTGTTACACCCCTGACTGAATAATCTGAGTAACAAAAAATGGGCGAACACAGGGTTCGCCCATACTCATTCTGACTGGAAGACTCGTTTACATATCGGCGGGATAGAGTGGGAATTGCGAACAAACTTCGTTCACTTCGCTCCGCACTTTATCGCCGATTGCGGTATCTTCCGGATTACTGAGAACCCGGTCGATCCACTCGGCAATCTTCTTGAATTCCTTCTCTTTCATCCCGCGAGTGGTTGCTGCCGGTGCGCCAACTCGAATACCACTGGTAACAAACGGACTCTGCTTATCGCCCGGTACCATATTCTTGTTTACGGTGATCCCGGCATGTTCGAGGGCGGCTTCCGCCTTCTTACCAGTTAAACCGCGGCTGCTCAAATCCATCAGAATCAAATGATTATCGGTACCGTTCGATACCAATTTCCAGTTGCGCGCCATCAGTTCATCGGCTAAGGTCTTCGCGTTGGCAACGACCTGTTTCATATAAGATTGGAAAGTCGGACGCGATGCTTCGAGGAATGCGACCGCTTTTCCCGCAATCACGTGCATGAGCGGACCGCCTTGAATACCGGGGAACACGACAGCGTCTAATGCTTCGGTCAACGTCTTCGGTTTCGGCATCCCGGCAAGGAGGATTTCGCCCCCTTCATAATCGGACATGATAACACCGCCGCGAGGCCCGCGTAGTGTCTTATGCGTCGTCGAAGTAACCACATGGCACACCGGAATCGGATCGGGATGAAGTTTCGCGACAACCAGTCCTGCAATGTGTGCAACATCGGCGACCAGCCATGCGCCAACTTCATCGGCGATTTCCCGGAATTTGGCAAAGTCGATTTGGCGGGGATACGCCGATGCGCCGGTCATAATCATCTTCGGTTTATGTTCGCGGGCAAGTTTTGCGACTTGATCCATATCGATGAAACCAGTTTCGAGATCGACGCCATAACTGACAACTTTGTAGAGCCGTCCCGATTGATTCACCGGACTACCGTGGGTTAGGTGTCCACCCTGCGCCAACGAGAGTCCCATGAAGGTGTCGCCCGGCTGTAACAAGGCGTTGTAGACAGCTTGATTCGCTTGCGAACCGCTATGCGGTTGCACGTTCGCCCACCGGCAATTGAAAAGCTGACGGAGGCGTTCGCGGGCAATTTCTTCAGCACGGTCGACAAATTCGCAACCGCCGTAGTAACGTTTGCCGGGGTATCCTTCAGCATACTTGTTGGTCATCACCGAGCCGACCGCTTCCATCACAGCCCGACTGACAAAATTTTCGGAGGCAATTAACTCCAGACGATTTTCTTGTCTACCGCGTTCGTTTTGAATCGCTGTAAATATTTCCGGATCGCGTTGTTGCAAGGTAGCCCACATGGCTGGCTCCATTCGTAAGATTCGTATTTAGAGGTCGATTTTTTCGACACGACGTACGTGCCGCTCAACCGACGATTCTGGTGTTGCAAGGAAAGCGGCAAGAATGGCAACTGCTAATTCGGTGCCAGTGATTCTGCCGCCTAAACAAAGGATGTTAGCGTGGTTATGTTCGCGGGCAAGCCGGGCATGCAACTCGGTCATGCATAGCGCGGCGCGTACTCCCTGATGCCGGTTCGCTGCAATCGACATTCCGATCCCGGTTCCACAAATCAGCACTCCGAAATCGGCGCAATTGCTGGCGATAGTCTCGGCGACTTTATGCGCAACATCAGGATAGTCGACTGGTTCGGAATCGGTGTTGGAAAACAGACTGATTACCGTATGATTTTGCTGTCTCATCCAGCCAATCAAATAATCGCGCAATTCAGTCGCAGCATGATCGGAACCGATAACGACCGTAGCCATTAGCGTTTTCTCCGTTTGGGAATTTCCCGCTCAAACCATTTTTCCGAAATGGTGATCGATAGTGACGTCCATACGACGCGTTCTTCCAGTCCGTAGTTTTCCGATTTATCGCCTCGCAAAGTGTATCCGACCGCGATATCGCAGCGATTCGCCAACGTCTTGATCGGTAGCCCCATCCCAAGCGAGATATTCGTTTCGGAAACATCGTCGACTAACGGCAGTTTGCGCCAAGAGAGACCGGAGCGCCAAGTAATTTTCTGGAAAAAGGGATCCAACACGCCATTTTTACCCGGACGTTCGCACCAAATTCCAACGCCCATCTCGTCATTCAATTCGCCTAACTTGCCATTATCGATTGATTTCCAATTCGCCCAATGATAATCTCCGCCGATTTGCCAACCTTTCCACTTCGACGCTAAACCGAACCGCACTTCGGTGGGAAAATCACGAGTAAACTTGGAACTATTCTTGGCATCGCTACGAAGCGAATCCCGGATATCCTGATGAACAGTAACCGACATTGGCGCAGTAGCCGTGAGGGAGTATCGTAATCCTGCTGGAGCGAATATAACTCCGACGCGGTTATACCAACCGGCATGTTGTTGATTGATAGTATACCAACCGGGACCGTAATACGAAGTGGCAAAGGAAGCCTGCCAACTGTAATTCAGCGAACCGCTCCGCAAGCCGGATTCCACTCCAAACCGCCACTTGCCGGTTTTCATCGCAACGATTGCGCCATAATCGGTGATACCGCCGGTCACCTCCCGTTTGAGGCGATATGACTCGGTACCCAATAGCTCATTAGAAAAGGCGCGGGTTTTCGCAACCGAATACGGATTGGCAGCTACACCAAACCGGAAATTTTTCCAGAGCGGCGTCGAAACGCCAAACCCGGAAAACCGGAATTCGCCTTGATTGCCAATGTTTCCCAATTTGTCTTCTACGGAACGGACGTCGAAGAAACCGCTTATAAAGGCACGGGTGTCGGATTGTTCGGCAAACTGTGCTGGTTGCAAGATATTCGGAGTAAGCGTATCAAAGGCCGCAGCCCCAAGTCCGGCACGACCAGCAACGACTGCGTTCGCTTGATAGGTGCGCAGACCCACCCCTTGCCCGGAGAATACCGAAGCATGTACGGCGACTCCCAACAAACCCACCATCAGGAGCAATGCGATGCGGAAGCAGTTCATTGCTCCTCCAACCGACTAAGGGTTAATTGTATTCGCGGCGGCGTTCCTCCAGCCGATACAGAACCGAAGCTTGTGCGGGATACGTTAATCCCTTCCCACGAATCGAGCAGGACTACAGCAACTTTCGAATACTCTTTTTGTAACCAGTAGGATGTCGCATAACGGATATCGAATTCTACAGTACTATCGGTAACCGCGACCGCACTCGGCAAGTATGCGCTGGAGAGCGTGGGTTTCGATTGCCATGATGTCGAATCATTGTATGGGAGATAGTGGTACATCGCTTCAATTGAACCGAAATCGGTGGCGGCGTGACTGCGGGTTAAAATCATTTTCGCCCGATGGACGATAACCTGTTGTTCTTTCAAATCGGATAAATCGAACCAGACAATACCGCGCACTGCATCGCCGGAACCAACCTGAAGCCCTGATAAAGCAACACTGCCCGGAGATATAAACGACGCATCATAGAGCGAATGGGTTGAACGGTTGGCAACGACAAACGTATCGGCTAAACCAACCGGAAGTCCATTTTTCATCCAGCTATATACAATCGTTAA is drawn from bacterium and contains these coding sequences:
- a CDS encoding glycosyltransferase family 39 protein, translated to MSLIAATKASYKNNPLIWILGSGIIARLLAVFFSGGYIASDDHFLVVHYAWRWLRDDTIWMFDPNRGGHSLLYPGVHMLLFKVLHAIGVVNTEVQMTINRFLHAIWSIPIIWLGYRFVERATTERRFAELTGWLLALLWIVPAFSVYQLGEMVSAVPLFIAILKAERNRETDSTKEWLIAGLWLGFAVSLRYQIGFAAVGMFIALLIRGRWRGALLLTVGALLGTIPLGILDWVMLGTPYANPIQYFTYNSSGEMYKYVNRPWYNYILLILGVFIPPFSFLLFGGMFKAYKKLPVLFGGTLAFLIVHSIIPNKQERFIATILPTLVVVGVTGIAIWLKAERFRLSERFLRISLIIFWCLNLPVMVGTVVNYNRRAEIKSLAALQADVQLQ
- a CDS encoding SRPBCC domain-containing protein, with amino-acid sequence MSKQIKITQRINVPLYRVWRYFNTSVGIASWFPEQGAMLEPKAGGRLRLLFSDGAIDCEMVEFIPGKRFSYRWNTGGMLGALIAETNPVFELSEELTDTGKPYTIVKFQETGFGDTTDWMEYYAQTYAGWTMYLLNLKSICEGGLDLRSSVRLCYTPD
- a CDS encoding serine hydroxymethyltransferase, which codes for MWATLQQRDPEIFTAIQNERGRQENRLELIASENFVSRAVMEAVGSVMTNKYAEGYPGKRYYGGCEFVDRAEEIARERLRQLFNCRWANVQPHSGSQANQAVYNALLQPGDTFMGLSLAQGGHLTHGSPVNQSGRLYKVVSYGVDLETGFIDMDQVAKLAREHKPKMIMTGASAYPRQIDFAKFREIADEVGAWLVADVAHIAGLVVAKLHPDPIPVCHVVTSTTHKTLRGPRGGVIMSDYEGGEILLAGMPKPKTLTEALDAVVFPGIQGGPLMHVIAGKAVAFLEASRPTFQSYMKQVVANAKTLADELMARNWKLVSNGTDNHLILMDLSSRGLTGKKAEAALEHAGITVNKNMVPGDKQSPFVTSGIRVGAPAATTRGMKEKEFKKIAEWIDRVLSNPEDTAIGDKVRSEVNEVCSQFPLYPADM
- the rpiB gene encoding ribose 5-phosphate isomerase B yields the protein MATVVIGSDHAATELRDYLIGWMRQQNHTVISLFSNTDSEPVDYPDVAHKVAETIASNCADFGVLICGTGIGMSIAANRHQGVRAALCMTELHARLAREHNHANILCLGGRITGTELAVAILAAFLATPESSVERHVRRVEKIDL
- a CDS encoding DNRLRE domain-containing protein, whose protein sequence is PIPLEFWQPNVYSQYFDLSLDSIRNHSTKLNGTVSIPGDTTGVDSLRLNFPAEMLPTVQNWVSIKNLGLEDTNFGIWLRPDTISAFSIRSFHSFNDGIDSLKPRLTIVYSWMKNGLPVGLADTFVVANRSTHSLYDASFISPGSVALSGLQVGSGDAVRGIVWFDLSDLKEQQVIVHRAKMILTRSHAATDFGSIEAMYHYLPYNDSTSWQSKPTLSSAYLPSAVAVTDSTVEFDIRYATSYWLQKEYSKVAVVLLDSWEGINVSRTSFGSVSAGGTPPRIQLTLSRLEEQ